In Streptomyces alboniger, the following are encoded in one genomic region:
- a CDS encoding AAA family ATPase, whose translation MAANAEHLKALVRAHAEADDDLFYSVALQVAAKSARQGQGKFAVDLRELVEAARQKQGQADKRRAATPVVQPRGELSSLLTAGYPDTQLDDMTLDAGLLASLDRVLHEQRQRARLERFGFTPVHRILLSGPPGTGKSMTASALAGELKLPLFTIRLDGLISRFMGETAAKLRLVFDAVAQTRAVYLFDEFDALGAERAAGNDVGEARRILNSFLLFLDEAPSESLVVAGTNHHQLLDRALFRRFDMVVTYGPPTPEQAVQVMRRRLAGMDTSTLRWSAVTDSASGLSHAELVKAAEAAAKRAILADQDVVDEQLLLEALSERHASHHA comes from the coding sequence ATGGCAGCGAACGCCGAGCACCTGAAAGCCCTGGTGCGCGCGCATGCCGAAGCCGATGACGATCTCTTCTACAGCGTGGCCCTGCAGGTGGCGGCCAAGTCGGCCCGCCAAGGGCAGGGAAAGTTCGCTGTTGACCTGCGGGAGCTGGTCGAGGCCGCACGGCAGAAACAAGGGCAGGCAGATAAGCGGCGTGCCGCGACGCCGGTGGTGCAGCCCCGCGGCGAGCTCTCCAGCCTGCTGACGGCCGGATACCCAGACACACAGCTCGACGACATGACTCTGGATGCCGGGCTGCTCGCGTCTCTGGACCGGGTGCTGCACGAGCAACGCCAGCGTGCCAGGCTGGAGCGTTTCGGCTTCACTCCAGTACACCGGATCCTGCTGTCGGGGCCCCCGGGCACGGGCAAGAGCATGACGGCTTCGGCACTGGCCGGCGAGCTGAAGCTGCCGTTGTTCACCATCCGTCTGGACGGTCTGATCAGCCGGTTCATGGGCGAGACGGCGGCAAAGCTGCGGCTGGTCTTCGACGCGGTGGCCCAGACACGGGCGGTCTATCTATTCGACGAGTTCGATGCGCTCGGGGCTGAGCGGGCGGCGGGTAATGATGTCGGCGAGGCCCGAAGGATCCTGAACTCGTTCCTGCTGTTCCTCGACGAGGCGCCCTCCGAGAGCCTCGTGGTGGCTGGCACCAATCACCACCAACTTCTGGACCGGGCGCTGTTCCGCCGTTTCGACATGGTCGTCACCTACGGCCCTCCCACTCCCGAGCAGGCGGTTCAGGTGATGCGCCGACGCCTAGCCGGAATGGATACGAGCACACTACGGTGGAGCGCTGTGACAGACAGTGCATCCGGCTTGAGCCATGCCGAGCTGGTCAAGGCGGCGGAAGCCGCGGCCAAGCGGGCCATCCTCGCCGACCAGGACGTGGTGGACGAGCAGCTGCTGCTGGAAGCGCTGAGCGAACGGCACGCCTCACACCATGCCTGA
- a CDS encoding 2-hydroxymuconate tautomerase, giving the protein MPMIRVQMFPGRTADQKEALVKEVTEAIVRTCDAKPEDVWVIIDEVDRDHWALGGTMYSRR; this is encoded by the coding sequence ATGCCCATGATCCGCGTACAGATGTTCCCCGGCCGTACCGCCGACCAGAAGGAGGCCCTCGTCAAGGAGGTGACCGAGGCGATCGTACGCACCTGCGACGCCAAGCCGGAGGACGTCTGGGTGATCATCGACGAGGTCGACCGCGATCACTGGGCGCTCGGCGGGACCATGTACTCCCGCCGCTAG
- the solA gene encoding N-methyl-L-tryptophan oxidase, producing the protein MTETADVLIVGLGGLGSAAAYHLAARGSRVIGIDRFGPAHARGASHGESRGVWKAYFMGAGYVPLLDRAYDLWDELGEIRGETLFHRTGGICVGPADGALVPAALASAREAGLEFEHLGSDEIRSRFPQFNPGPGDVAVWDPSSGYVRPEQVITAHLDLARKHGADLRFDEKVLDFSDTGSGVRVRTETGVYEADRLVVAAGAWAPQLLPELRPHIKVLRKVMLWFDPISRTEDFYTGRQPYWVWEGENGTVGYGHPAVDGPSGGVKAGIHSGGEPADPDSLDRHVSTQDVEAVREFLAKRIPALPGRYLRSRVCMYDNSPDMGFIIGPSAQSDRITVAAGTSGHAFKFAPALGEVIAQLATEGASTHDISLFDPRRLTDANT; encoded by the coding sequence GTGACCGAAACCGCTGATGTCCTCATAGTCGGCCTGGGTGGGCTCGGCAGCGCCGCGGCCTACCACCTCGCCGCGCGCGGCAGCCGGGTGATCGGCATCGACCGGTTCGGGCCCGCGCACGCGCGCGGTGCGAGCCACGGCGAGAGCCGCGGGGTCTGGAAGGCGTACTTCATGGGCGCCGGGTACGTCCCGCTGCTCGACCGCGCCTACGACCTCTGGGACGAGCTCGGCGAGATCCGCGGCGAGACGCTGTTCCACCGCACCGGCGGGATCTGCGTCGGCCCGGCCGACGGCGCGCTCGTGCCCGCCGCGCTCGCCTCGGCCCGGGAGGCGGGCCTGGAGTTCGAGCACCTGGGGAGCGACGAGATCCGCTCGCGCTTCCCGCAGTTCAACCCCGGGCCGGGCGACGTCGCCGTGTGGGACCCGTCCTCGGGATACGTGCGTCCCGAGCAGGTCATCACCGCGCACCTCGACCTTGCCCGCAAGCACGGCGCCGACCTGCGGTTCGACGAGAAGGTGCTGGACTTCTCGGACACCGGCAGCGGTGTGCGGGTGCGCACGGAGACCGGCGTGTACGAGGCCGACCGCCTGGTGGTCGCCGCCGGCGCCTGGGCCCCGCAGCTGCTCCCCGAACTCCGGCCGCACATCAAGGTCCTGCGGAAGGTGATGCTCTGGTTCGACCCGATCTCGCGGACCGAGGACTTCTACACCGGCCGTCAGCCGTACTGGGTCTGGGAGGGCGAGAACGGCACGGTCGGCTACGGCCACCCGGCCGTCGACGGCCCCTCCGGCGGCGTCAAGGCCGGCATCCACAGCGGCGGCGAGCCCGCGGACCCGGACTCCCTCGACCGCCACGTCAGCACGCAGGACGTCGAGGCCGTGCGGGAGTTCCTGGCCAAGCGGATCCCGGCACTGCCCGGCCGCTATCTGCGCAGCCGCGTCTGCATGTACGACAACTCGCCCGACATGGGCTTCATCATCGGCCCGTCGGCCCAGAGCGACCGGATCACCGTCGCCGCCGGCACCTCGGGCCACGCCTTCAAGTTCGCCCCCGCGCTCGGCGAGGTGATCGCGCAGCTGGCCACCGAGGGCGCCAGCACCCACGACATCTCGCTGTTCGACCCGCGCCGCCTGACCGACGCGAACACGTGA
- a CDS encoding FMN-binding negative transcriptional regulator: MYVPKIYQSPDAEAVRLIREYPLALLLTNGPAAPFATHLPVIFPPASEPEGIESLSGVTLYGHLNRANPHWETLHEGQHATLVFQGANAYVSAAVYERTPAAPTWNFATTHVQGRIHPMPAREDALDVVRWTVAAFEAKHGLDWDPGPSLGYFDKIVDGVGAFRFTVESVDTMLKLSQEQAAPTRDKVAAHFAESPVGLHQEVSRLMRTAAPTATTGE; the protein is encoded by the coding sequence ATGTACGTTCCGAAGATCTACCAGTCCCCGGACGCCGAAGCCGTGCGGCTGATCCGCGAGTACCCGCTGGCCCTGCTGCTGACCAACGGACCCGCGGCACCGTTCGCCACGCACCTGCCCGTGATCTTCCCGCCCGCCTCCGAGCCCGAGGGGATCGAGTCACTGAGCGGCGTCACCCTCTACGGCCACCTCAACCGGGCCAACCCGCACTGGGAGACGCTGCACGAGGGGCAGCACGCGACCCTGGTCTTCCAGGGCGCGAACGCCTACGTCTCCGCCGCCGTCTACGAGCGGACCCCGGCCGCCCCCACCTGGAACTTCGCCACCACACACGTCCAGGGCCGCATCCACCCGATGCCCGCCCGTGAGGACGCGCTCGACGTGGTGCGCTGGACAGTGGCGGCCTTCGAGGCCAAGCACGGTCTCGACTGGGACCCGGGTCCCTCGCTCGGCTACTTCGACAAGATCGTAGACGGCGTCGGCGCCTTCCGCTTCACCGTCGAGTCAGTCGACACGATGCTCAAGCTCAGCCAGGAACAGGCCGCCCCCACCAGGGACAAGGTGGCCGCGCACTTCGCCGAAAGCCCGGTCGGGCTGCATCAGGAGGTCAGCCGCCTGATGAGGACCGCCGCCCCGACCGCCACCACCGGAGAGTGA
- a CDS encoding lysine N(6)-hydroxylase/L-ornithine N(5)-oxygenase family protein, whose amino-acid sequence MPEAVLDLVGVGFGPSNLAVALALDEAGPKAGCDALFLERQPAFGWHTGMLLDEATMQVSFLKDLVTMRNPASPHSYLCYLRDRGRLAAFINQKSLFPLRTEFHDYLAWCAERVGHLVRYGTQVVDIRPVPGPDGSVDLLDVVVHRDGAEEVHRTRNVVIAPGLQPWLPDGIERSDRVWHTSELLHRLPEFESVAPRSLTVVGAGQSAAEAVAHLHGRFPEAEVRAVFGRYGYSPADDSPFANQIFDPDAVDAYYVAPEHVRRRLDDYHRNTNYAVVDLELIQDLYARSYREQVRGTRPRLVMMNVSRLASLSQEADAVRVVVEHLPTGEPTEFETDAVVFGTGYRPADPLALLGPLADQLKLDDQSRPHLDRDYRLVTTDRIRAGIYLQGPTEHTHGLASTLLSVTAVRAGEILAAVTAAVPAQVLTASAR is encoded by the coding sequence ATGCCGGAAGCGGTGCTCGACCTGGTCGGCGTCGGATTCGGACCGTCGAACCTGGCCGTCGCGCTCGCGCTGGACGAAGCGGGCCCGAAGGCCGGGTGCGACGCGTTGTTCCTGGAGCGGCAGCCGGCCTTCGGCTGGCACACCGGAATGCTGCTGGACGAGGCGACGATGCAGGTCTCGTTCCTCAAGGACCTGGTCACCATGCGGAATCCGGCCAGCCCGCACAGCTACCTGTGCTACCTGCGGGACCGGGGCCGACTGGCCGCGTTCATCAACCAGAAGTCGCTGTTCCCACTGCGCACCGAGTTCCACGACTACCTCGCGTGGTGCGCCGAGCGGGTCGGGCACCTGGTGCGCTACGGCACGCAGGTGGTGGACATCCGTCCGGTGCCCGGCCCGGACGGGTCCGTCGACCTGCTCGACGTCGTGGTGCACCGCGACGGGGCCGAGGAGGTGCACCGCACCCGGAACGTGGTGATCGCCCCCGGTCTGCAACCCTGGCTGCCGGACGGAATCGAGCGGTCGGACCGGGTCTGGCACACCTCGGAACTGCTGCACCGGCTACCGGAGTTCGAGTCCGTCGCGCCGCGCAGCCTCACCGTCGTCGGTGCCGGGCAGAGCGCCGCCGAGGCGGTGGCGCACCTGCATGGGAGGTTCCCGGAGGCCGAGGTGCGGGCCGTCTTCGGGCGCTACGGGTACAGCCCGGCGGACGACTCCCCGTTCGCGAACCAGATCTTCGACCCCGACGCCGTCGACGCGTACTACGTAGCGCCCGAGCACGTCCGCCGCCGGCTGGACGACTACCACCGCAACACCAACTACGCGGTCGTGGACCTGGAACTGATCCAGGACCTGTACGCGCGCTCCTACCGGGAGCAGGTGCGGGGCACCCGGCCGCGGCTGGTCATGATGAACGTCAGCCGGCTCGCCTCCCTGTCGCAGGAGGCCGACGCGGTACGGGTGGTCGTGGAGCACCTGCCCACCGGGGAGCCGACCGAGTTCGAGACGGACGCGGTCGTGTTCGGCACCGGGTACCGCCCGGCCGATCCGCTCGCTCTGCTCGGCCCGTTGGCCGACCAGCTCAAGCTGGACGACCAGTCCCGCCCGCACCTCGACCGCGACTACCGCCTCGTCACCACCGACCGGATCCGCGCCGGGATCTATTTACAGGGCCCGACGGAGCACACCCACGGCCTGGCCTCGACGCTGCTCTCGGTCACCGCGGTGCGCGCCGGCGAGATCCTCGCGGCCGTGACGGCCGCGGTTCCCGCCCAGGTCCTCACCGCGTCCGCCCGATGA
- a CDS encoding response regulator transcription factor, whose product MAAQKSDRTHLLTNQQTDIPGTQDSTAMRPRPRRAEARTTRAHQGGVTTDRSGESADVKSPSSALTPRQLEVLALLTDGMTNRHIARALGITEKTVKNHMQAIFARLNVSDRTQAAVYAVRHNRAA is encoded by the coding sequence ATGGCTGCGCAAAAAAGCGACCGCACACACCTTCTGACCAACCAACAGACAGATATCCCCGGCACTCAGGACTCGACGGCGATGCGCCCGCGTCCGCGACGAGCGGAGGCTCGGACCACCCGCGCTCATCAGGGGGGAGTGACGACCGATCGTAGTGGTGAATCAGCCGACGTGAAGTCTCCCTCCAGCGCCCTGACACCGCGCCAACTCGAGGTTCTCGCCTTACTGACCGACGGCATGACGAACCGTCACATAGCTCGGGCACTCGGCATCACGGAGAAGACCGTCAAGAACCACATGCAAGCGATCTTCGCCCGACTCAATGTGTCCGATCGGACCCAGGCCGCGGTCTACGCGGTTCGGCACAACCGAGCGGCATGA
- a CDS encoding aromatic ring-hydroxylating oxygenase subunit alpha translates to MTTELQRPVDDPIVVDDLERLSFRVDRRAYTDDDVAAQEMARIFDRCWLYVGHESEVPEPGSFVSREVGGRPVILAHGSDGAIRVFANSCTHRGALLCSQPAGQVKSFRCPYHDWTFSNKGELTGVPIPDGYGPGFRKADFGLAQHRSDSYRGFVFVTFDPQQPRTLTEYLAGATEYIDLVADQSETGMEVIQGAQLHGAQANWKLMMENSVDIYHFRALHKRYVSYMQSLGSVPPRRRGGFGRALGLGHGANELPPAAARPLAHWTPMFDPELRPRMEATAARFAEKFGAERAQRITGMNRALMIFPNLMIIDAIALTIRKIDPVGADRMAITSVALAPKDEDPEIRELRKSHYLTFLGPAGFATPDDIEIIESCQRGYRNRTVRYSDLSRGMNKEIPETTDELPAREFWRQWDRLMHGDDGHFEVAHQAELQGAEKE, encoded by the coding sequence GTGACGACCGAATTGCAGCGGCCGGTGGATGACCCGATTGTCGTTGATGATCTCGAGCGCCTCTCGTTCCGGGTGGATCGTCGTGCGTACACCGACGATGATGTTGCGGCGCAGGAGATGGCGAGGATCTTTGATCGCTGCTGGTTGTACGTGGGGCACGAGTCGGAGGTGCCGGAGCCGGGTTCCTTTGTGTCGCGTGAGGTCGGCGGGCGTCCGGTGATTTTGGCGCACGGGTCCGACGGGGCGATCCGGGTGTTTGCCAACAGTTGTACGCACCGTGGGGCTCTGCTCTGTTCGCAGCCGGCTGGGCAGGTCAAATCGTTCCGGTGTCCTTATCACGACTGGACGTTCTCCAACAAGGGTGAGCTGACCGGGGTGCCGATTCCGGACGGGTACGGGCCCGGTTTCCGGAAGGCGGACTTCGGTCTGGCGCAGCACCGGAGTGACAGTTACCGGGGTTTTGTCTTCGTCACCTTTGATCCGCAGCAGCCGCGTACTTTGACGGAGTATCTGGCGGGGGCTACGGAGTACATCGATCTGGTCGCTGATCAGTCGGAGACGGGGATGGAGGTGATTCAGGGCGCGCAGCTGCACGGGGCTCAGGCCAACTGGAAGCTCATGATGGAGAACAGCGTCGATATCTATCATTTCCGGGCGCTGCACAAGCGGTATGTCAGTTATATGCAGTCGTTGGGGTCGGTGCCGCCGCGTCGGCGGGGTGGTTTCGGGCGTGCTCTGGGTCTGGGTCATGGGGCCAATGAGCTGCCGCCGGCCGCTGCCCGTCCGCTGGCTCACTGGACGCCGATGTTCGATCCTGAGCTGCGGCCGCGGATGGAGGCGACCGCGGCGCGGTTCGCCGAGAAGTTCGGTGCCGAGCGTGCGCAGCGGATCACCGGTATGAATCGCGCGTTGATGATCTTCCCCAATTTGATGATCATTGATGCGATCGCGCTCACGATCCGCAAGATCGACCCGGTCGGTGCCGACCGGATGGCTATCACTTCGGTGGCGCTGGCCCCCAAGGACGAGGACCCCGAGATCCGGGAGCTGCGCAAGAGCCACTACCTCACCTTTCTTGGCCCGGCCGGTTTCGCGACGCCGGACGACATCGAGATCATCGAGTCGTGCCAGCGCGGTTACCGCAACCGCACGGTGCGCTACTCGGATCTGTCGCGCGGTATGAACAAAGAGATTCCCGAGACGACCGACGAGCTTCCTGCCCGCGAGTTCTGGCGGCAGTGGGACCGGCTGATGCACGGCGACGACGGTCACTTCGAGGTCGCTCACCAGGCCGAGCTGCAAGGGGCGGAAAAGGAATGA
- a CDS encoding aromatic-ring-hydroxylating dioxygenase subunit beta, producing MTTELRVDDAAQVRLWHRVSQFLFREARLLDEWRLTEWYDEMLTDDIRYVVPATDVRGEVAGALGLIDDDAARLRQRIEQILNGEVWCEDPRSRTNRMISNVEILADHGSYLQVAANVVAYRFGHGRSDAYVGKYRLELVPEGESFRIRRRVVILDHETLYEHGKLSIVL from the coding sequence ATGACCACCGAACTGAGAGTCGATGACGCGGCCCAGGTGAGGCTGTGGCACCGGGTGAGCCAGTTCCTCTTCCGTGAGGCCCGGCTCCTCGACGAGTGGCGTCTGACCGAGTGGTACGACGAGATGCTCACCGACGACATCCGCTATGTGGTGCCGGCCACCGACGTGCGCGGCGAGGTGGCCGGTGCGCTCGGGCTCATCGACGACGATGCCGCCCGGCTGCGCCAGCGGATCGAGCAGATCCTCAACGGCGAGGTGTGGTGCGAGGACCCCCGGTCACGAACCAACCGCATGATCAGCAACGTGGAGATCCTGGCTGATCACGGCAGTTACCTCCAGGTGGCGGCGAATGTCGTCGCCTACCGCTTCGGACACGGACGCTCCGACGCCTACGTCGGCAAGTACCGCCTCGAACTCGTCCCCGAAGGCGAGTCGTTCCGCATCCGCAGGCGCGTCGTGATCCTCGACCACGAGACGCTGTACGAGCACGGCAAGCTCAGCATCGTCCTGTAA
- a CDS encoding carboxymuconolactone decarboxylase family protein encodes MSQPSARHERGEAIFKEVFGREPRPGNYPEFLQITVEHLFGEIWARPQLSLEERELVALTAVALARTDWELRGHIGASLNLGMSREKIIEVIIQLAYYGGWPVANNGLRVAQEVFAELDNAAGKDADHDQ; translated from the coding sequence ATGAGTCAGCCGTCTGCCCGGCACGAGCGGGGTGAAGCCATCTTCAAGGAGGTCTTCGGCCGTGAACCGCGCCCGGGTAATTACCCGGAGTTTCTGCAGATCACTGTTGAGCACCTCTTCGGTGAGATCTGGGCCCGCCCGCAACTGAGCCTTGAGGAGCGCGAGCTGGTCGCCCTGACCGCGGTCGCGCTGGCGCGGACCGACTGGGAGTTGCGGGGCCACATCGGTGCCTCCCTGAACCTCGGGATGTCGCGGGAGAAGATCATCGAGGTCATCATTCAGCTCGCCTACTACGGCGGCTGGCCGGTCGCCAACAACGGACTGCGCGTCGCCCAGGAAGTCTTCGCCGAGTTGGACAACGCCGCCGGGAAGGACGCGGACCATGACCAGTGA
- a CDS encoding 3-deoxy-7-phosphoheptulonate synthase yields the protein MPAQQQPRWKDHRLAEQLSSELRDVPGLVAWDEVRQLRLLLAEVATGALQVLQAGDCAEDPADCVPKVLRRKAGMLDALAGAMQAQTGLSVVRVGRIAGQFAKPRSSDLERHGEIELPAFRGHLVNDPRPDPQLRQPDPARLLTGYRAAYTATEFLRRLGGAWGLPAGAPVWTSHEALVLDYELPLLRQDRQGLLLSSTHWPWIGDRTRQLDGAHVQMLARVHNPVACKVGPTMTPAELTQLCAVLDPARTPGRLTLISRMGAERIEEWLPPLMAAVREAGHPVIWLCDPMHGNTQRGPLGRKTRLLTSVTREVELFQEVAGAQNVVAGGLHLEATPDNVGECVADESRLDDLLDPVGYTTHCDPRLNIDQAVAVVSAWHR from the coding sequence CTGCCGGCCCAGCAGCAACCGCGGTGGAAGGACCACCGCCTGGCTGAACAGCTCAGCAGCGAACTCCGTGATGTGCCCGGCCTGGTGGCCTGGGACGAGGTGCGCCAGCTGCGGCTGCTCCTCGCGGAGGTCGCCACCGGAGCGTTGCAGGTCCTCCAGGCGGGCGACTGCGCCGAGGACCCCGCGGACTGTGTTCCCAAGGTCCTCAGACGCAAGGCCGGCATGCTGGATGCGCTGGCCGGGGCGATGCAGGCCCAGACCGGCCTGTCGGTGGTGCGGGTGGGCCGGATCGCGGGCCAGTTCGCCAAGCCCCGCTCCTCCGACCTGGAGCGGCACGGAGAGATCGAACTCCCCGCCTTCCGTGGTCATTTGGTCAACGACCCGCGGCCCGATCCGCAGCTGCGCCAACCGGACCCGGCGCGTCTGCTTACCGGTTACCGGGCCGCTTACACCGCGACGGAGTTCTTGCGCCGGCTCGGCGGTGCATGGGGTCTGCCGGCCGGGGCGCCGGTGTGGACGAGCCACGAGGCCCTCGTGCTGGACTACGAGCTGCCGCTGCTGCGTCAGGACCGGCAGGGCCTGCTGCTGTCCTCGACGCACTGGCCGTGGATCGGGGACCGTACCCGCCAGCTGGACGGTGCGCACGTGCAGATGCTGGCCCGCGTCCACAATCCGGTGGCGTGCAAGGTCGGTCCGACGATGACACCCGCCGAGCTGACTCAACTCTGTGCGGTCCTTGACCCGGCGCGTACGCCCGGCCGGCTGACGCTGATCTCCCGGATGGGCGCGGAGCGCATCGAGGAGTGGCTGCCACCGCTGATGGCCGCTGTCCGTGAGGCGGGGCATCCGGTCATCTGGCTGTGCGATCCGATGCACGGCAACACCCAGCGCGGCCCCCTGGGCCGCAAGACCCGCCTGCTGACCAGCGTCACCCGCGAAGTGGAACTCTTCCAGGAAGTGGCCGGCGCGCAGAACGTGGTCGCCGGGGGACTGCACCTGGAAGCCACACCGGACAACGTCGGTGAATGCGTGGCGGACGAGTCACGCCTCGATGACCTCCTCGACCCAGTGGGCTACACCACCCACTGCGACCCACGCCTCAACATCGACCAGGCCGTAGCAGTCGTATCGGCCTGGCACCGCTGA
- a CDS encoding cytochrome P450 has product MPIPAYCPPAPGRVPLLGHGPALLHRPLSFFEATRTADPLVRVGFGPVNLFLANEPALVHRIQVDTDTFERGRFFEALAGNFGNPLIAASGPLHQHQRRTLKPPFSRRSVRTYTEVIADETEARVGGWQAGRAVAADEEISDLVAAAVLRCLFSTELSHATVRDVRETMNAISRRLLPQTILPAALGTIPTPGNRRFIAAVNRFHATVDQLIRERRAAPGQHHDVLSALLDSTHPETGAHLTDVQIRSEFLILLFAALETTSTSLSWAVFESVVRPRVQRRLQDEADRVLGGGPVTYDRLTDLVFTRKVIDETLRLHAPMLSTRRAKRAVTLAGVVIPKGAEVGYSPRAVHRAADLYEAPSVFDPDRAGPDDGTDRPRGAYFPFGTGPHRCIGEHLALTTMTVVLASLAARWDLRIAPGTGRISEVNSSLPHLSSLPLLPTSRV; this is encoded by the coding sequence ATGCCCATCCCCGCGTACTGCCCACCTGCCCCCGGTCGGGTCCCCCTCCTCGGCCACGGCCCCGCCCTGCTGCACAGACCCCTGTCGTTCTTCGAAGCGACTCGGACCGCCGACCCGCTGGTCCGAGTCGGGTTCGGGCCGGTCAACCTGTTCCTGGCCAACGAACCGGCCCTGGTCCACCGCATCCAGGTGGACACCGACACCTTCGAACGCGGCCGCTTCTTCGAAGCGCTGGCCGGCAACTTCGGCAATCCGCTCATCGCGGCCAGCGGCCCGCTGCACCAGCACCAGCGGCGTACCCTGAAGCCCCCCTTCAGCCGTCGTAGCGTCCGTACCTACACCGAAGTCATCGCCGACGAGACCGAAGCGCGCGTCGGCGGCTGGCAGGCCGGCCGGGCAGTGGCCGCCGACGAGGAGATTTCCGACCTGGTCGCGGCGGCGGTTCTGCGCTGTCTGTTCAGCACCGAACTGAGCCATGCCACTGTGCGCGACGTGCGTGAAACCATGAACGCGATCTCCCGGCGGCTTCTCCCCCAGACCATCCTGCCGGCCGCCCTCGGTACCATCCCCACCCCCGGTAACCGGCGCTTCATCGCTGCCGTAAACCGGTTCCATGCCACCGTCGACCAGCTGATCCGTGAGCGTCGTGCCGCCCCGGGGCAACACCATGACGTCCTGAGCGCGCTCCTCGACTCCACGCACCCCGAGACAGGCGCTCACCTCACCGACGTCCAGATCCGCAGCGAATTCCTCATCCTGCTCTTCGCCGCCCTTGAAACCACCAGCACATCGCTGAGCTGGGCGGTGTTCGAGTCCGTCGTGCGACCTCGGGTGCAGCGGCGTCTCCAGGACGAGGCCGACCGCGTGCTGGGGGGCGGCCCGGTGACGTACGACAGGCTCACCGACCTGGTGTTCACTCGGAAGGTCATTGACGAGACGCTTCGGCTGCATGCCCCGATGCTGTCCACCCGCCGCGCCAAACGCGCCGTGACCTTGGCCGGGGTCGTCATCCCCAAGGGCGCCGAGGTCGGCTACAGCCCGCGCGCCGTGCACAGGGCCGCAGACCTCTACGAGGCCCCGAGCGTCTTCGACCCGGACCGGGCGGGTCCCGACGACGGGACCGACCGCCCGCGTGGCGCCTACTTCCCCTTCGGTACCGGACCGCACCGGTGCATCGGGGAACATCTTGCCTTGACCACCATGACGGTGGTCCTCGCCTCCCTGGCTGCCCGCTGGGACCTCCGGATAGCGCCAGGCACCGGGCGGATCAGCGAGGTCAACAGCTCCCTGCCCCACCTCAGCAGCCTGCCGCTGCTCCCCACCTCCCGCGTCTGA
- a CDS encoding class I SAM-dependent methyltransferase, translating to MPTKDHASWGYAASTGLGFTHEEIVEAHFKACEVQYRAALEQAGIRAGWRVLDAGCGSGAFLPWLAELVGSRGHVTAIDLAEENASLAAERMRRSRSSCSFDVQQGDLRNLPYEDDTFDAVWCANTTQYLDDDELDSVLAEFSRVVRPGGVVAIKDLDASLITARPADPFLFTDFFRHASSKPGYARQLLRTRDLHRWLDKAGLVSVRQKTMLIEHHAPLRPAAQRFYALACARIAQQAIDMGLQGDWQPFLDPDSAHHPLSHPHGYISEGNTVAVGLVPPAED from the coding sequence ATGCCGACGAAAGACCATGCCTCGTGGGGGTACGCCGCATCGACTGGTCTGGGTTTCACTCACGAGGAGATCGTTGAAGCCCACTTCAAGGCCTGCGAGGTCCAGTACCGGGCGGCACTGGAGCAAGCCGGTATCCGAGCCGGATGGCGAGTGCTGGACGCCGGCTGCGGCAGCGGCGCCTTCCTGCCCTGGCTGGCCGAGCTGGTCGGCTCCCGTGGCCACGTGACGGCCATCGACCTCGCCGAGGAGAACGCCTCGCTCGCCGCCGAGCGCATGCGCCGCAGCCGGTCCAGCTGCTCCTTCGATGTCCAGCAGGGGGATCTGCGCAACCTGCCGTACGAGGACGACACCTTTGACGCGGTCTGGTGCGCGAACACCACGCAGTACCTCGATGACGATGAACTCGACTCGGTCCTAGCGGAGTTCAGCCGCGTGGTCCGGCCGGGAGGGGTTGTGGCGATCAAGGATCTCGATGCCTCCCTGATCACCGCGCGCCCCGCGGACCCCTTCTTGTTCACGGACTTCTTCCGGCACGCGTCCAGCAAGCCTGGCTACGCCCGCCAGCTGCTGCGCACTCGTGATCTGCACCGCTGGCTCGACAAGGCCGGCCTGGTTTCGGTACGGCAGAAGACGATGCTGATCGAACACCATGCGCCGCTGCGGCCCGCTGCCCAGCGGTTCTACGCGCTTGCCTGCGCCCGCATCGCCCAGCAGGCCATCGACATGGGGCTCCAGGGAGACTGGCAGCCCTTCCTGGACCCGGACAGTGCGCACCACCCCCTGAGCCACCCGCACGGTTACATCAGCGAGGGCAACACTGTGGCCGTGGGCTTGGTCCCGCCGGCCGAGGACTGA